One Clostridium estertheticum DNA segment encodes these proteins:
- a CDS encoding NifU family protein, whose protein sequence is MIEKINKIIQEEVKPQLALHDGDIEVIKVENGIVEIKFLGACKGCPSAKITIEDVVEKTLKKKIPEIKKVIQVYDVSSELWDAYKKIIKKDM, encoded by the coding sequence AAAAATTAATAAAATAATTCAAGAAGAAGTAAAACCCCAATTGGCATTACATGATGGCGATATTGAAGTTATCAAGGTGGAAAATGGAATAGTGGAGATTAAGTTTTTAGGGGCTTGCAAAGGTTGCCCTTCTGCTAAAATCACTATAGAGGATGTAGTAGAAAAAACGTTGAAGAAAAAGATACCAGAAATTAAGAAAGTAATACAAGTTTATGATGTAAGTTCAGAATTGTGGGATGCATATAAAAAAATAATAAAAAAAGATATGTAA